From Rhinoraja longicauda isolate Sanriku21f chromosome 24, sRhiLon1.1, whole genome shotgun sequence, one genomic window encodes:
- the LOC144605319 gene encoding putative methyltransferase YdaC, translating into MLVEQLTRQLGKPTRNLWGWFVKRFLERNRFLEAGAVNLCDIQPENVVLELGFGPGLGLQEAARRLTQPGGKVYGLDISEYMFNTASERLRADIQSGKVTLFLGSVEQIPLEDSVVDKVYHCNCYYFWPDLRAGSREIHRVMKPGALMVTALHLEYLQKLIATGLLKGTKWQPEPYMEALREVGFVDVRMEEQKVRGGSFQAIFAATKKT; encoded by the exons ATGTTGGTCGAACAGCTCACACGGCAGCTGGGGAAACCCACTCGCAACCTGTGGGGGTGGTTTGTCAAAAGATTTCTGGAGAGAAACAGATTCCTGGAGGCGGGTGCCGTGAATCTGTGCGACATACAGCCCGAGAATGTGGTTCTGGAGCTGGGCTTTGGTCCGGGTCTGGGGTTGCAGGAAGCTGCCCGGCGTCTGACACAGCCCGGGGGGAAAGTGTACGGGCTGGATATCTCGGAGTACATGTTTAACACCGCCAGCGAGCGGCTGCGGGCGGACATCCAGTCGGGAAAGGTGACTCTGTTTCTGGGCAGCGTGGAGCAGATCCCTTTGGAGGACAGTGTGGTGGACAAGGTTTATCACTGCAACTGTTACTACTTCTGGCCTGACCTGCGAGCTGGGAGCAGAGAGATCCACAGAGTGATGAAACCAG GAGCTCTGATGGTGACTGCCTTGCATCTGGAGTACCTGCAGAAGTTGATTGCTACCGGACTGTTGAAGGGGACAAAATGGCAGCCTGAGCCATACATGGAGGCTCTCCGTGAGGTGGGATTTGTCGACGTACGAATGGAGGAGCAGAAAGTCAGAGGAGGATCGTTTCAGGCCATCTTCGCTGCAACAAAGAAGACCTGA